The sequence TTGAACCGCATCAGCCCGAAGACCTGTTTGCTCCGCTGGCCCACAGCGTGGCCACGCTCTTCGCCGAGGCGGACCGGAATCGCGTGCGCAAGTGCGGACAATGCGTGCTGCACTTCCACGACACCAGCAAGAAAGGGACCCGGCGCTGGTGCAGCATGCGGCTGTGCGGCAACCGCCTCAAGGTGGCGGCCTACGCCGCCCGCCAGCGCTAGCCCGCATGACGTGGAGATCAAAACGGGACAGTTTGATCTGTTCTATCTGCGGCTGTTGTGTTGGGAGCATTCACCTGGTCGATTCATTAAGGGAAAACAAAATCAAGAGCGGCCACCCAGCATTCATCCTCCAATACGTGATTATGGTCACACAAGAGTATTGGCGATGGCTTTAGAAGATGTGGAACTCGCTCCAAAGCAGACGAAAGGAATCTATGGAATACCTGATCGGGGTTGGACTAGCAGTGGTAGCGTGCGCCTTCGCCATGCTGGTTGGATTTGATCGCGACCGCGTCTTCTATCCGACGGTGGCGATAGTGATTGCCACCTATTACATTTTGTTTGCCGTCGTGGGGAGTTCGACGCGGGTGCTGGTCTTGGAGTCCCTAATTGCTTGCGCTTTTTTCGTGCTGGCCGTGGCAGGCTTCAAGAAGAACCTTTGGCTGATTGTGGCTGCCCTCGCCGGACACGGAGTTTTCGACTTCTTTCATCACCGGTTCATTCAGAATCCCGGTGTCCCGGTGTGGTGGCCCGGCTTCTGCCTTTCGTTCGACGTTCTCGCCGGCGGCTTCCTTGCCATGCTGCTCATGCGACGCGCCGGGTTCGCTTCCGTTGCCAAATCCCACGTATAGGACTGTCGCACGGCAGAATGCAGCTCAGGGTAGCTTGTCGAAAAATAGATAAAGGGCGGCAATTCGGCCGTCCCGGGCAATGATGACATCAGTTCCGGAGTAAGCCGGCGCCTCGCCGGGGCGGCCCGATACCCATCGGACCAGCCCGCCATTGCCCGATTCCTCGGGCTCGTTAGTTGGCTGATATTGAAAATCAGGGTGAGTAGCCTTGACCGCGCCGGCGATGCGATCGATCTCGTCACGGCCACGGTAGACTCCCTTGCTGGGGTCGTAGAACACACAGTCTTCGGTGTAGAGCTCGTCGATGGCCGCGCGCCGACGCGCGGGGTCGTTTTCACCGAAGACATCACGAAGATTGCGGATCAGCAAGGTCGATATGCTATTGGACATCGCTTGTCTCCTCTGGGCATCTTGCCGAGGCGCTTGATAATCCTGGGCGTTGTCTAGATGCAGGCATCGCGAGGAAAGTCGCACCAACACGTGCCTGTTTCGGATCCCTGGGTTTACCTCAATGG is a genomic window of Terriglobales bacterium containing:
- a CDS encoding nuclear transport factor 2 family protein; translation: MSNSISTLLIRNLRDVFGENDPARRRAAIDELYTEDCVFYDPSKGVYRGRDEIDRIAGAVKATHPDFQYQPTNEPEESGNGGLVRWVSGRPGEAPAYSGTDVIIARDGRIAALYLFFDKLP